The proteins below come from a single Pradoshia eiseniae genomic window:
- a CDS encoding CidA/LrgA family protein, producing MTIRGYPIPFRTAAMNNQTMKMFKILIQTALLFIFYYIGVWLQETLNLLIPGSVIGMILLFLLLVFRILPQKWVDEGSAFLTGILPLLFVPVCVGIMKYANLFSVEGGIIVFVILISTLMTLAITGGVSQFAARVLTNRRLGE from the coding sequence ATGACTATAAGGGGATATCCTATTCCATTTAGAACAGCCGCAATGAACAATCAAACTATGAAAATGTTCAAGATTTTGATTCAAACCGCTCTTTTATTTATCTTTTACTACATTGGGGTATGGCTCCAAGAAACGCTAAATCTTTTAATTCCAGGCAGTGTAATTGGGATGATTCTTTTGTTTTTACTTCTAGTATTCCGTATCCTTCCTCAAAAATGGGTGGATGAGGGCTCCGCCTTCTTGACAGGAATCCTTCCTCTATTATTTGTACCTGTATGTGTAGGGATTATGAAATATGCGAATCTATTTTCTGTAGAGGGAGGCATCATTGTATTTGTCATTTTGATAAGCACACTGATGACGCTAGCGATTACCGGAGGCGTCAGCCAATTTGCTGCCAGAGTCCTTACGAATAGGAGGCTTGGTGAGTAA